The Calonectris borealis chromosome 13, bCalBor7.hap1.2, whole genome shotgun sequence genome contains a region encoding:
- the LOC142087536 gene encoding protein shisa-1-like yields MARGVLCALVLLLALRWAPGRAGEYCHGWAGSLQRWHRGFQCPERYDGPEATLCCGTCSLRYCCSSREARLDQGRCPGDHQQPSPRPPLPVPVYLPFLLVGSVFVAFVVGGACVGICCCKCLKSQDEEQQSGLAPGQTWLLEPDLPSRLSSSGSATRSSLSSGPQTSNICMTLAPSLPIIGLAEDARFLSPPPTSGQFLHPSRANHRIPTDHTAIIAPASFLKRTIYGHSANTSPLGVTHGDQMMYAGVHV; encoded by the exons ATGGCAAGGGGGGTTCTCTGTGCCCtagtgctgctgctggccctgcgatgggcccccgggcgggcgggggagtACTGCCAcggctgggctggcagcctgcAGCGCTGGCACCGCGGCTTCCAGTGCCCCGAGCGTTACGATGGCCCGGAGGCCACTCTGTGCTGTGGGACCTGCAGCTTGCGCTACTGCTGCTCGTCCAGAGAGGCCCGCCTGGATCAGGGCCGGTGCCCTGGGGACCAtcagcagcccagccccaggcctCCGCTGCCAG TGCCCGTGTACCTGCCGTTCCTTCTTGTTGGGTCTGTATTTGTGGCATTTGTTGTTGGCGGTGCCTGTGTTGGAATTTGCTGCTGCAAATGCTTAAAATCCCAGGATGAGGAGCAGCAAAGTGGACTTGCACCTGGCCAGACTTGGCTACTAGAACCTGATCTTCCTTCTCGCCTCTCCAGTTCCGGTTCTGCCACCAGAAGCTCACTGAGTAGTGGTCCTCAGACCAGCAACATCTGCATGACTTTAGCTCCATCCCTTCCTATTATTGGGTTGGCTGAAGATGCTCGGTTCTTAAGTCCTCCACCTACCAGTGGACAATTCTTGCACCCTTCACGCGCTAACCACAGAATACCAACTGATCATACCGCAATCATAGCTCCAGCGTCTTTCCTTAAAAGAACAATTTATGGACACAGTGCTAACACATCCCCTCTTGGGGTAACACACGGTGACCAAATGATGTACGCAGGAGTTCATGTCTGA